CGAGCCGCTCCATGAGTTCGATTTCGGCATCCTCGAGATCGCTCTTGCGCTTTGCGAGCGAAGCCAACTCGTGCTCGAGGCTCTGGGCTTCCTTCGCGTTCGCCGAGGACGCGAGTCGTTCGGTGTCGCGGGCAGCCCGCACGTCGACCACGGCCACATCCGACTCCACACGCGCCAGTTCGGCGGTGATGTCGTCGCGCTGTCCGAGCAGGGTCGTGAGCTCTGCCGACATGCTCTGACGGCGAGCGAGCAGCTCCTGAACGCGGCGCGCCTGCTCGGGCGAGCGTCGGGCGCGTTCGGCGGCGCTGATCACGCCGTCGAGGCTCGCGAGTTCGAGCAGGAGCTGCTGGTCTGCGGGTCGGGACTTCACGGTCCCAACCTACCGCGACACGTGGACAGCCAGCCCCGGGCGCGGCCGAGCCGCACTAGCATGACCACACCGACCGCGGCGCCGCGAGGGCGTCGTTCGTTCTCGCGGAGGAGACGGCATGAGCCTGATGCGCACGAAGTCCATCGAGCGGTCCATCGCCGATACCGAAGAGCCGGAGTTCCGGCTGCGCAAATCGCTGTCGGCTCTCGATCTCACGGTTTTCGGTGTCGGTGTCGTCATCGGTGCCGGCATCTTCACGCTGACCGGTCGCGCTGCCCACGAGGTGGCCGGCCCCGCCGTCGTGGTCAGCTTCGTCGTCGCGGCGATCGCGTGCGCGCTGGCGGCGATGTGCTACGCCGAGTTCGCCTCCACCGTTCCGGTCTCGGGTTCCGCCTACACCTTCTCCTACGCGTCGCTCGGCGAACTGTTCGCCTGGATCATCGGGTGGGACCTCATCCTGGAGATGTTCCTCGGCGCGAGTGTCGTGGCTCAGGGGTGGAGCGCCTACCTCGGCGTTCTCCTCGGGCAACTCGGCATCCCTCTTCCCGAGGCGATCGGCTACGGCGGCACCGTCGACGTGATGGCGATCCTCCTCGTGATCGTCCTCGGCGTGCTGATGACGATCGGCATCCGGGAGTCGATGCGCGTCAACCTGGTGCTGGTCGGCGTGAAGCTCTTCATCGTCCTGTTCGTGATCGTCGCGGGCATCATGTTCGTCAACCCCGCGAACTA
The DNA window shown above is from Microbacterium laevaniformans and carries:
- a CDS encoding zinc ribbon domain-containing protein; this encodes MKSRPADQQLLLELASLDGVISAAERARRSPEQARRVQELLARRQSMSAELTTLLGQRDDITAELARVESDVAVVDVRAARDTERLASSANAKEAQSLEHELASLAKRKSDLEDAEIELMERLETAQSAVAVQEEAISAVNEEGARLSAAAKEAVTAATARAEASSRDRAVVAARVPADLLAMYDRLAARGVGAGLLHRKTCEACRMVLSGTDLQTIRQASSDDVVTCPECGAILVRTDESGL